TAGCGAGACATCGTGAATTGATATAactagtgtttttttttgtcatatagGAGGTTCCTTAGAAAATTCGTAACCGTGCTACGTCGGTCTAACTAcagtattaagttatttcacAGTTCAGTTTTCAACGTTCATTAGATAATGAGTTTACGGTAATGTTAATTCACTTACGTCCGCGTAGGTGATCCCCGAGTAATCGGAGCTTAGCTTAGGAGCTTCTTATAAACCAAATGTAGTAACTATAGGGCTCCAACGTCGTCTACATCCAAATGGTCTTTGAACGTTTTTAGTAACAACAGCAACATACAGTGTAACTTTAGTTAAAAGTTAAAGTTCGTGTGGTACCCAAATTCTATAAACCTCTTAAAAGAATGTATCTTTCAATCTCTGAACCAGACGTGCAAGGAAGGTCTGATTGGTAAAAGGGAACAGCGTTTGCTCcgtgacattaaaattttagctGAAAAGTCTTGATAGAATACTTGACTACCAGtaaaatcagctactcttttaAATGTCCAGAACACATTAAGTATGGAAAACGgtgcagtgacgtcacagtttcgttggtatcaaatgagtgcctattaaaataattccgtcagtaataattacaatttgaacATTATTCACAAAGAAATTAGATAGCCGAGGCCTTTTAGATAgtccttttacgagtacaagtttaataattttaactcgTACTGATTTCCTGAAGATCATACCTTTCGCTCTAATGGGTTAACATCGAACTTAAGCTTTATGAAGTGACCATTTATGTGTTTATTGCCAATTCACCTTTTAGAAGACGTGgagagttttttttaatatttaattatgcatttttgaAAGTAGAGAACTAATATGCGGCCGTGCGTCATTGAGTACACAATATGGGCTGGCCGAAGAAATGTGATCTATTTGTCCATTGATTTAATCTTCGTAATGGACGTAATGGTACCGTCAAAACAGATAATCACGTGGCACAACACTTAGTTAATTGTCCCAGGCAATATTTATAGCGATACGTATAAAATagacaattaaaaaattataggaTATCGTGTTAGAACCCAGtgttataatagcatataagtcatacattgtagtattacataagacatattaatacataaatccttgtaacctagtatataactataaagtcctcatattttaacatcatctaaatcaaaacatataatcattatgttatcttgtatttaataatcatcatcttaatgtatcctgtttactataattactaatcactttgttattgtcttttctcaggactcgcttatcatatttactttagccctaaaaccattagctaataagtttacgtttcacatattgtattagtatataagctcgtcctcgatgtacgaacagtcagttcatagttagttctaaacatagtcagttctaaatcaattccaaatcttagtcgtaaatcaggaactgactgttcgtacatcgaggacgagcttatatactaatacaatatgtgaaacgtaaacttattagctaatggttttagggctaaagtaaatatgataagcgagtcctgagaaaagacaataacaaagtgattagtaattatagtaaacaggatacattaagatgatgattattaaatacaagataacataatgattatatgttttgatttagatgatgttaaaatatgaggactttatagttatatactaggttacaaggatttatgtattaatatgtcttatgtaatactacaatgtatgacttatatgctattataacaCCAGGTAAttggattgtggaggtccgataatCATTCGCTGAATGTAAAActctgatattcagctgcatccggtgataCTGGTAGCCGACTCCATTATAGCTGGAAGAAAGAATAggttaaaaaagataaaaaaaacaattgcttACTAACTGAGGTGATTCAACATTAAGATGTACCATAATTATAAAGTACGTTGCGCTCACCGTGCGGCTAAGCATCCTCGGCGCAGACATTTAGTAGATGGGAGACCGCATTTTAGTAGAGCGACTCCGCGCTTCAGTGGTCACGAGCTTTGTCAAATGCCTTCTAGCGGGTTGAACATCTTTAACAGGTGGTTGACGATTTACCATACGTGATATAAATGAATTGATCGTTAGTGATAACAGGGGTTAGtgataaattttactaaaaataaaagtatcctataataACACTTTACACTCGAAATGCTtaagcattttaaattattacaggCAAAGACAGAATAATTATGTCTTAATTTTGATCACTATAAAATGCTTTACTTGTGCCGTCATCGCGTATGTATTTCTGTaataaagatgttttaaaattaaagtgcATTGACCAGTCAGGAATGTCTTTCTATCTATGGATCCTCCcgattatgaaataaaaacatgggCATGCGATCCCGACCGACCACGTTACTTTTCTTTCTTATCAGCAGCGctattattaaatgaaaatatgtaagTGTATAATttgcgaacttcgtaccgcatAATAGTCAATTCCTTTtgttgcattatttttatttttccttccaTAAGAATCATCCTCGTATTTCAAGGGGTATTACAAAAAAGAATTTGCGAAATCGGTTCGACTGCTCTCGAGAGTTAGCAACACAtttatatattgatttttatattatagattaaaatgttaattagtaTGTAGTACATattgtgtttatgaatataatgtGATAGAGGTCTTTATCTTAAAGGCGACGCTAACATGAATCACAAGGCTCCCACCACTGTGTGTGCTTTaaacttttatacatattagTTGCTGCTATTGCTTAGCTATACGGAAATTGTCTCTCGCTCACTTCTACTCAGTGCTCCAGTGACGCTTACGCGCGAACGTTCTTCCgctttctttaaataaatacggtTGTTTTGATTTCAATTAGTGACTTGATCGATATTCTTTAATTTATGTTGAAAACTATAAAGGAGTGAAAAACTTAATAAGTGCAGTTATCTGGAACAAtgtggttttttttataatcaatataatattatacagataTAAGACTTGTGGTGCTTTAATAGGtgtttgttaatttatgttGAGTTTGTCATCGTTGTTTCTCCTTGACAATAATGTAAGTATTCTGTACTTGGGACACTGTATTCTTTGTCGAATGATTCGCGTAATTATCATTAACCTAGTTTGTATCAAATAACAAAACTGAAACGAACTAACCAATTTTGTCTTTTTTGCTAAATTACTGATCTAGCGACaagaaaattcattaaaaattgaGAAAAGAGCAACGTAAAAAGTTCGTTTAGTTAGCGTTCATATGATCCCGGTTTCGATCCCCGGGACGGTCAAAGTGCTAAAGATGTTctcaaatatataataactatatgaaaatatttcccaatagtaatccggagtttggtaacgatGCTCGGTAAATCGCAaaagactcgccccctattacatgggactaacaatgTATAAATCGAAAAATTCACAGCTCGAAGTCACCTGAAAAAAATTATTTGATCCAGCCATCACTTTGAGTAAAACTATGTGTTAGTACGGAGCACTACTAGAGTAGTCTCAGAAATGTAATAGATATTAGAATTTTGTTATCACTTGTTACAGCGGTGAAAACGACAACATTATAAAATCTTAGCCTCTTAAAAAGCGTACTTTGAAcagtttaaatgaaaaaaaaaatacccaaaaataaataacgctATCCTACCTACACCTACTTCTAAAATCTAGTTTTCAATAGGATAATTGCGCTTAATACTAATCGtacatttattgttaaatgtttatatttacagaTCAAGACTCGGGCTGAACAGAACTTACAAGAGTAAAAATGGATGCAGGTATacacctatatattttttttatctaacctatttctgtgtcccaccgctgagcaaaggcctctcccctagacttccagtcccctcggtcgcttgctgcttccggccaaCCGTCTAGGAACGCGTCCAAGTCGTCCTATAATAATACTtcctacatttatttaaaacacgaTGATGTCGAAGAAAGCCAAAATAAAGTTTGCGTGTCAATTTGAGCACCTATCTGATAGCTGGCAGATAATGGCTTAGGATAGAGACCTGTTAAAAAGTTTGGGGAGACCTTTGTCCAACAGTGAGATAAGCTAGGAGAAAAGAAGTCTAAAACTACATGACGTATATCAATAATACAGAGCACGAAACAAGTCTACTTTTGATGTGAAAAAGATcgattgtattatttaaacagCAAAAGACAAATTACcgtttaaatcaaaatcaaatcatttattaattaaggtaaaatattgacacttatgatagtcgttacaattactgaacaACAAACAAGTGATCTTAATTAATGATACATTTATGTATCAGTTATGTACGCTATTTCATAAAAGTAGgcacttgttttattttctttgcatttgGGCTTTACCTAATACTATGATATTGCCAGGTTGCACTTAACAGTGACACAGCCCACATTTTCTGTTTGTCGTTAGTCAAAAGTTATGACGTACACATCCTGCGCAGCATCGACTGCAGCGTATACgctcttataataaaaagtaacgtATTTTCTGTTCCAGTAAACATATTCAATCAAATGGCAAAATACGACTTCAGTACACCAATCAACGCTACTGTGATATTCGAAGATAGTGATGAAGACGCTCCTCTCATAGATGAAGatcaaattgaaattaatgaGAAAAATCCCAGTCTGCAACTTAACGTTCAAGCTTATACTGAAAAAGAACAAGCAAACCATATGTCTGACGTTAGAAAACCGGTTCTATTGAAGAAAGAAACTATAGACGAAGTGTTAGAACAAAACCCAACCCCtccagcaaaaaatattaactactCATCAGCAATTACGGAGAGTACACAAACCCTTAATAATCCAGGATCAACGGAGATTACCAGCCCACATAAGACTAATGAAAATGTTAACAGAACCTCAACGCACAATATTGGTTCTGGAGAAACTTACGATAAATCTCACTATCAGTCTGATACATTTCAACAGATAAGTGATACAGAGGAACTCACCACCTACGTAAAAGATTTGTTAAACACATTATCTGAGCATCTAATATTAGTCATTAAATATCACTACTATTACCAAAATTTATATCAACAAAGTAAAGTGACTCAACAGTTAGcgacttatttaaataaacttaaaagcCATTTTTTCAACTTATCATACAGCATATTAGTGTCAATAATATTACCCCAAGAGAAAAATGAGATATTCATAGAAACTTTCATTGATAAGACAGTGTCTGATGCCAATAAGACATTGTTATGGAAATGTGATCGAACTCTAGTAGAAAGATTTTACAAAGAAATGGTTCAGTGGGCTAAAGTAAAAAGAGATATCATCAAAGCTTTACGATATAAAAACTCAAATGATAATCCGTTATTAAAGAAACGTCTGGCGACTCCAGTGCAACCACCACCTAATTTTCCAAATCTAACAACTGTATTCAATCAACATAACGGACACATTTCAAACACTCAAAACAGCTTTTGTCTATTTTCAACTGGACCTCCTGGTGGAGAAGTTAGCATCAATATAGATCCTGaaacgttacaaaaacataCTGGCAACAGGTCTCATATTCAAAGAACATCGGAACAAAGCAATAATCAAATATGTTCACCGAATACTCAAGCTGCTCCGACGGAAACGCATCATGAATATACTCGTACCAATCATTTGCAACAGAGTGATTACCCACAGATTAATAACACATTGCTGCAAAGACCGCCGCCACCGGCGTATCCCCAAAACTTACCTTCAAATTTACACAAGTTTCAAGAAAATATCGCTCAAGCCCTACAGCAGCAACGACAGGCTCAATTCCAAAGGAATGTAAGCGCTCCTTTCACGACTACTGTATGTAATAATTCCATGAATCTAAGCTGTGCTCAGGGATCACCTCCATACTATTTTAACTCACAAATCACAGCCGGACAAAGGGTAAGAATCTACtaacaactattttaaaagttCCCTGTAGGTTCAAATTttacaacacaatattttaattgcagTACAGTGAACAGAGCGCAGGGGCGTTAAACTTACCAGTAATAAATGATGTCAGGTCACTAAATCATATGACATGTCCTTTATACGCACCAAATGGTCGTTGTTGCATATGTGGAAAGAAAAGTGACTATGGATGCCCAAAATGTGTTAAACACTACTGTAGTTCTCTGTGTCaggtaattatattattactagctgaaccggcaaacgttgtttagccatatacataaaaataaaaataaagtgttactGAGGGCTATGAAGTATGgatgttgaccgattctcagacctactcaatatgctcacaaaatttaatgacaatcggtcaagccgtttcggaggagtaaggaaactaacattgtgacatggaaatttgatatattataagATTGGTTTGCATTTTTGTATAAGGTGGGATTTCCTCTGAAGTCgcattaaataatcattttagcAATATCCTTAATTATGCTTTATCAAGTATActacacatattataatattagtatagattcattgGTATACTTACCTGTAAATTTGCtttaaacttgattttttaaTCTAAGCCATTTTTATAATCATCAAAAACTGAGTTAATGTGTCTCTGTCTTTTCTAAATGATAACTTTTGTTTCAGGAATTGGATGCTGATAGTCATAGAACTGTTTGCAAATAGATCCACTACAACATATTTTGTACTATAagaattttatcaataaaaaatccaGTAAAACAAAtcgtaatttatttagttttagaaCTCGTCACGACGCATAACTACTTTGGAGTGTctgatccatactaatattataaatgcgaaagtaactctgtctgctactcaatcacgtctaaactactgaaccaatttgcattaaatttggtataaaggtattttgatacccgagaaaggacataggctatatatcatcacgctacgaccaaaaggagcagagtaccagtaattaatgttacaaaaacggggaaaaatatcacccattctctcttattggacgcaagcgaagttgcgcgggttagctagttggaaataaaagtattttgattttaacaaaaatactattattttcagacatttagaaatattaatctGCAATAtagtaaatcattatttaaataataatatttacatcaagacttaattttttttaaattaccgCCATGAtccaattataaatattatgaggtATATCGTATATGGCCACACTGGCTTTAAATGGCACAACCTGAGAGCTAACTAAACGTCGATGGTAAATAATTGACTGGTAATTACAACATAGACGGGAACCATTTCCAGTATTAAATCACTAGTAAAAATTCGATTCATAAAAATACCAATGAGTGATTCCTAATTTTTTACTACTAGTTGTTTGCTACTacaaaaaaactagttttgagttgttcataaaattaatgttgCACAAAAAAGACGAATTGTTCCGTAAAATAAACTCTATCTCCCGGCAacattactatattattatatgtctgCCTGCCACTTTTTACTCGTGTGACCTTCCCTATTCTATGACCCCATTCCGTTACTGGCGAACCAAAGCGAAACTCAATACTGAAAAAAATGAGCCGAATAGTTGTACAATTTAAAGACGTATTATTGTTAACATTGTATTGATAGTCGAGTA
This genomic stretch from Anticarsia gemmatalis isolate Benzon Research Colony breed Stoneville strain chromosome 13, ilAntGemm2 primary, whole genome shotgun sequence harbors:
- the LOC142977669 gene encoding uncharacterized protein LOC142977669 produces the protein MDAVNIFNQMAKYDFSTPINATVIFEDSDEDAPLIDEDQIEINEKNPSLQLNVQAYTEKEQANHMSDVRKPVLLKKETIDEVLEQNPTPPAKNINYSSAITESTQTLNNPGSTEITSPHKTNENVNRTSTHNIGSGETYDKSHYQSDTFQQISDTEELTTYVKDLLNTLSEHLILVIKYHYYYQNLYQQSKVTQQLATYLNKLKSHFFNLSYSILVSIILPQEKNEIFIETFIDKTVSDANKTLLWKCDRTLVERFYKEMVQWAKVKRDIIKALRYKNSNDNPLLKKRLATPVQPPPNFPNLTTVFNQHNGHISNTQNSFCLFSTGPPGGEVSINIDPETLQKHTGNRSHIQRTSEQSNNQICSPNTQAAPTETHHEYTRTNHLQQSDYPQINNTLLQRPPPPAYPQNLPSNLHKFQENIAQALQQQRQAQFQRNVSAPFTTTVCNNSMNLSCAQGSPPYYFNSQITAGQRYSEQSAGALNLPVINDVRSLNHMTCPLYAPNGRCCICGKKSDYGCPKCVKHYCSSLCQELDADSHRTVCK